One part of the Peromyscus leucopus breed LL Stock chromosome 19, UCI_PerLeu_2.1, whole genome shotgun sequence genome encodes these proteins:
- the Pcdhga12 gene encoding protocadherin gamma-A12, translating into MTMIPAEWRQDCKVLVLLGILLGILWEAGSTQIRYSVPEELEKGSRVGNISKDLGLEPRELAERGVRIVSRGRSQLFALNPRSGSLVTAGRIDREELCMGTIKCQLNLEILMEDIGKIYGVEVEVRDINDNAPYFRESELEIKMSENAAAGMRFPLPHAWDPDIGKNSLQSYQLSPNAHFSLEVQNGADGNKYPELVLERALDREEKAEHLLVLTASDAGDPVRTGTARIRVTVLDANDNAPAFARSEYRVSVLENVAVGSQLLLVNATDPDEGANAEVMYSFRYVDDKAAKVFKLDSNLGTISTTGELNHEESGFYEMEVQATDNAGYSARAKVLVTVLDVNDNAPEVAITSLTSSVPENSPRGTLIALLNVNDQDSGENGQVICSIQENLPFKLEKSYGNYYSLVTDTVLDREQVPSYNITVTATDRGSPPLSTETHLSLNVADTNDNPPVFPQASYWAYIPENNPRGASIASVTAHDPDSDKNAQVTYSLAEDSHQGVPLSSYVSINSDTGVLYALHSFDYEQFRDLRLQVLARDSGDPPLSSNVSLNLFVLDQNDNAPEILYPALPTDGSTGVELAPRSAEPGYLVTKVVAVDRDSGQNAWLSYRLIKASEPGLFLVGLHTGEVSTARALLDRDALKQSLVVAVQDHGQPPLSATVTLTVAIADSIPDVLADLDNLESPSTSESSGLTLYLVVAVAAVSSVFLVFVLVLLGLRLRRWHSLRLLGAAGPGLADVPASHFVGVDGVQAFLQTYSHEVSLTAGSRKSHLIFPQPNYADTLISQESCEKSEPLLLSGDSVFSKDNHALIQVSPFRAWSELSS; encoded by the coding sequence AGTGCTGGTCTTGCTGGGAATCCTCCTCGGGATCCTGTGGGAGGCTGGATCCACCCAGATACGCTATTCAGTTCCGGAGGAACTGGAGAAAGGATCTAGGGTAGGCAACATCTCCAAGGACCTGGGGCTGGAGCCCCGCGAGCTGGCGGAGCGCGGGGTCCGCATCGTCTCCAGAGGTAGGTCTCAACTTTTCGCTCTGAACCCGCGGAGCGGCAGCTTGGTCACCGCGGGCAGGATAGACCGGGAGGAGCTGTGTATGGGGACCATCAAGTGTCAATTAAATCTAGAGATTCTGATGGAAGATATAGGGAAAATATACGGAGTGGAAGTAGAAGTGAGGGACATTAACGACAATGCTCCCTACTTCCGTGAAAGTGAATTGGAGATAAAAATGAGTGAAAACGCCGCCGCTGGGATGCGGTTCCCTCTTCCCCACGCTTGGGATCCAGATATCGGGAAGAACTCTCTTCAGAGCTACCAGCTCAGCCCCAATGCTCACTTCTCGCTGGAGGTGCAGAACGGAGCTGATGGTAACAAGTACCCGGAATTGGTGCTGGAGCGCGCGCTGGACCGCGAGGAAAAGGCCGAGCATCTCCTGGTTCTCACCGCTTCCGACGCGGGGGACCCGGTCCGCACTGGCACGGCGCGCATCCGAGTGACAGTCCTAGACGCGAACGACAACGCACCAGCGTTTGCTCGGTCCGAGTACCGCGTGAGTGTTCTGGAGAACGTGGCTGtgggctctcagctgctgctaGTCAATGCCACCGACCCGGACGAAGGAGCCAATGCGGAAGTGATGTATTCCTTCCGGTATGTGGACGACAAGGCAGCTAAAGTTTTCAAGCTAGACAGTAATTTGGGGACAATATCAACGACAGGGGAGCTGAACCACGAAGAATCGGGTTTCTACGAGATGGAAGTGCAAGCAACCGATAACGCGGGATACTCTGCACGGGCCAAAGTCCTGGTCACAGTATTGGACGTGAACGACAATGCCCCTGAAGTAGCCATCACGTCCCTCACCAGCTCCGTTCCGGAAAACTCTCCCCGAGGGACATTAATAGCCCTTTTAAATGTAAATGACCAAGACTCCGGGGAAAATGGACAGGTAATCTGTTCCATCCAAGAGAACCTGCCCTTTAAATTAGAGAAATCCTACGGAAACTACTATAGTTTAGTCACAGACACCGTCCTAGACCGAGAACAGGTTCCTAGCTACAACATCACAGTGACGGCCACTGACAGGGGAAGTCCGCCCCTGTCAACCGAAACTCACCTCTCCCTGAACGTAGCAGACACTAACGACAACCCGCCCGTTTTCCCTCAGGCCTCCTACTGGGCCTACATCCCGGAGAACAATCCCAGAGGGGCCTCCATCGCGTCCGTGACCGCCCACGACCCCGACAGTGACAAGAATGCCCAAGTCACTTACTCCCTAGCTGAGGACAGCCACCAGGGCGTGCCCCTCTCCTCTTACGTCTCCATCAACTCGGACACTGGTGTCCTGTACGCACTGCACTCCTTTGACTATGAGCAGTTCCGAGACCTACGCCTGCAAGTGCTGGCGCGGGACAGCGGGGACCCCCCGCTCAGCAGCAACGTGTCACTGAACCTGTTCGTGCTGGATCAGAATGACAATGCCCCCGAAATCTTGTACCCCGCTCTCCCTACGGACGGTTCTACCGGGGTGGAGCTAGCGCCCCGCTCAGCAGAGCCTGGCTATCTGGTGACCAAGGTGGTGGCGGTGGACAGAGACTCAGGACAGAACGCCTGGCTGTCCTACCGTCTGATCAAGGCCAGCGAGCCAGGGCTCTTCTTGGTGGGGCTGCACACCGGCGAGGTAAGCACGGCCCGGGCCCTGCTGGACAGAGATGCCCTCAAGCAGAGCCTCGTAGTGGCTGTGCAGGACCACGGCCAGCCTCCTCTCTCCGCCACTGTCACGCTCACGGTGGCGATCGCCGACAGCATCCCCGACGTCCTGGCGGATCTGGACAATCTAGAGTCTCCTTCTACCTCCGAAAGCTCAGGGCTCACTCTCTAtctggtggtggcggtggcggcggtctCCAGCGTCTTCCTGGTCTTTGTTCTGGTGCTGCTGGGGCTCAGGCTGCGGCGCTGGCACTCACTGCGCCTGCTCGGGGCTGCGGGACCCGGATTGGCTGACGTTCCAGCCTCTCACTTTGTGGGTGTAGACGGAGTGCAAGCTTTCCTGCAGACCTATTCACACGAGGTCTCGCTCACTGCGGGCTCCCGAAAGAGTCACTTGATCTTTCCGCAGCCCAACTATGCAGACACGCTCATCAGCCAGGAGAGCTGCGAGAAAAGCGAGCCTCTTTTGCTTTCGGGTGATTCAGTATTTTCTAAAGATAATCATGCATTAATTCAGGTGAGTCCATTCCGCGCTTGGAGCGAACTATCTTCCTAG